A portion of the Magnolia sinica isolate HGM2019 chromosome 17, MsV1, whole genome shotgun sequence genome contains these proteins:
- the LOC131231254 gene encoding uncharacterized protein LOC131231254 isoform X2, with amino-acid sequence MTKKSEVCSDFFIHKFERKVGSVIDGSLRCWKRKRRMFLTLSSLATRTDREERGSGIRHFLLDKRRAPPEQEQYLHGGQLVEKFIKHNPLEFLQY; translated from the exons ATGACCAAGAAATCGGAGGTGTGCTCGGATTTTTTTATACATAAGTTTGAAAGGAAGGTGGGTTCCGTCATTGATGGCAGTCTGCGGTgctggaagaggaagaggaggatgtTCTTGACGTTATCTTCATTAGCTACCAGAACGGACAGAGAAGAGAGGGGAAGTGGCATCCGCCATTTCCTCTTGGACAAGAG GCGAGCTCCACCTGAGCAAGAGCAATATCTGCATGGGGGACAACTTGTCGAGAAATTCATCAAGCATAATCCCCTTGAATTCTTGCAATACTAG
- the LOC131230839 gene encoding salutaridine reductase-like codes for MEGANISNPAEKRCAVVTGANKGIGLEISRQLASNGVTVILTARDEKRGLEAVANIKESGPSDVVFHQLDVKDSVSIASLANFVKTQFGKLDILVNNAGIHGLVIDSDGVTALQLLGGEMDEEKMKIARGLWQETYEMAEECLKTNYYGSKSVTEALFPLLHLSKSPRIVNVSSRRGKLELIPNEKFKEEVNHVDGLTEERLDEWLQSYLKDFKEERLDKHGWPTTTSAYMISKAALNAYTRILAKKFPTFCINSVHPGAVKTDMNHLWWTETVEEGAHGPVMLALLPDGGPSGHFFDQMKMSTY; via the exons ATGGAAGGAGCAAACATTTCCAATCCAGCGGAAAAGAG GTGTGCAGTTGTTACAGGGGCTAATAAGGGAATCGGATTGGAGATCAGTCGCCAGCTGGCATCCAACGGTGTTACCGTCATATTAACGGCTAGAGATGAGAAGAGAGGCTTGGAAGCTGTCGCAAACATCAAAGAATCTGGGCCGTCTGATGTTGTTTTTCACCAGTTAGATGTgaaggattctgttagcattgctTCATTAGCTAATTTCGTCAAAACCCAATTTGGGAAACTTGATATCTTG GTGAACAATGCTGGCATCCATGGACTTGTAATAGACTCTGATGGTGTAACGGCTTTACAACTCCTAGGTGGTGAG atggatgaagagaaaatgaagatagCGAGGGGATTGTGGCAGGAGACATATGAAATGGCAGAAGAGTGTCTGAAAACCAATTACTATGGCAGCAAATCAGTAACTGAAGCTCTTTTCCCACTCCTTCACTTATCCAAATCACCCAGGATTGTTAATGTTTCATCCAGGCGGGGTAAGCTGGAG CTCATCCCCAATGAAAAGTTTAAAGAAGAAGTGAACCATGTTGATGGCCTAACCGAGGAGAGATTAGATGAATGGCTACAATCATATCTGAAGGATTTCAAAGAGGAACGGTTGGATAAACATGGATGGCCCACCACAACATCAGCATATATGATCTCAAAAGCTGCTCTCAATGCCTATACAAGGATTCTAGCCAAGAAATTTCCCACCTTCTGCATAAACAGTGTGCATCCTGGTGCCGTGAAAACAGATATGAACCACCTTTGGTGGACGGAGACCGTTGAAGAAGGCGCTCATGGGCCTGTGATGTTGGCGTTGCTGCCCGATGGTGGGCCATCTGGCCACTTCTTTGATCAGATGAAGATGTCAACATACTGA
- the LOC131231254 gene encoding uncharacterized protein LOC131231254 isoform X1, with the protein MTKKSEVCSDFFIHKFERKVGSVIDGSLRCWKRKRRMFLTLSSLATRTDREERGSGIRHFLLDKRTLIDRLGNSICKNFGASSIYGSAYQIKVWILELLAPLVTSIIKTLGPNVLGTYTSCSIHE; encoded by the exons ATGACCAAGAAATCGGAGGTGTGCTCGGATTTTTTTATACATAAGTTTGAAAGGAAGGTGGGTTCCGTCATTGATGGCAGTCTGCGGTgctggaagaggaagaggaggatgtTCTTGACGTTATCTTCATTAGCTACCAGAACGGACAGAGAAGAGAGGGGAAGTGGCATCCGCCATTTCCTCTTGGACAAGAG GACATTGATTGACAGATTAGGAAATTCTATCTGTAAGAATTTTGGAGcatcttccatctatggcagTGCCTATCAAATCAAAGTTTGGATTTTAGAACTATTGGCCCCACTTGTAACAAGCATCATCAAGACACTTGGACCGAATGTCCTAGGAACTTATACTTCCTGTTCTATCCATGAATAG